The following coding sequences are from one Desulfosporosinus orientis DSM 765 window:
- a CDS encoding M24 family metallopeptidase, whose amino-acid sequence MADYNLRIKKVQKIMKEAGTDYLVLAPSANLLYLTGLKTTADERLQIFMLPAEGMPVMILPEMYREMAEHLEVEPFELLTWADGSDPVDLLRPLVLHPSGSAAIDERMWAGHFLALSKAFAGFEFLGASGVMRQVRVLKDEDELRLLERAGGLTDQVMDQVLKMIKPGISERELSIFVESKLKEYGAEDLSFKPIIASGPHTSSPHHNTGERKLVLGDLVVLDFGGLFQGYCSDMTRTFSLGKASDDVKRIYNLVRDANEAGFQAVREGVSCERVDEAARRVIAEGGYGEYFVHRTGHGIGMDIHEEPYIVSGNQEILKPGMTFSIEPGIYLPGQYGVRIEDIAGLSPQGAIRFNNFPRELIEV is encoded by the coding sequence ATGGCTGACTATAATTTGCGCATAAAAAAGGTCCAAAAGATCATGAAAGAGGCAGGAACGGACTACCTGGTGTTAGCTCCCTCTGCCAACCTACTGTACCTCACCGGTTTAAAAACCACGGCAGATGAGCGGCTTCAAATTTTTATGCTCCCGGCGGAAGGAATGCCGGTTATGATTTTGCCGGAGATGTACCGGGAAATGGCGGAACATTTAGAGGTTGAACCTTTTGAACTGCTAACCTGGGCAGACGGAAGCGATCCTGTAGACTTGCTGCGGCCTTTAGTACTCCATCCTTCGGGAAGTGCGGCCATTGATGAAAGAATGTGGGCAGGGCACTTTCTGGCCCTAAGCAAAGCCTTTGCCGGTTTTGAGTTCCTAGGTGCCTCAGGAGTGATGAGACAAGTCCGGGTGTTGAAAGACGAAGATGAGCTGAGGCTTCTGGAACGGGCAGGTGGGCTGACAGATCAAGTCATGGATCAGGTGCTGAAGATGATTAAGCCCGGAATTTCTGAGCGGGAGTTGTCCATTTTTGTGGAAAGCAAACTCAAGGAGTACGGTGCTGAAGACCTTTCCTTTAAACCCATTATTGCTTCAGGTCCTCATACCTCGTCACCCCATCACAATACGGGGGAGCGAAAGCTGGTGTTGGGAGATTTGGTGGTCTTGGATTTCGGAGGACTCTTTCAAGGGTATTGCTCAGATATGACGAGAACCTTTTCTTTGGGCAAAGCATCAGACGATGTGAAAAGAATCTATAACCTGGTCAGGGACGCCAATGAAGCCGGATTTCAGGCAGTCCGGGAGGGAGTTTCCTGCGAAAGGGTGGATGAAGCAGCCCGGCGGGTGATTGCTGAGGGAGGATATGGGGAGTATTTTGTCCACCGCACAGGGCATGGCATCGGCATGGATATTCATGAAGAACCTTATATAGTATCCGGCAATCAGGAGATTCTCAAGCCTGGGATGACCTTTAGTATTGAGCCCGGTATTTATCTGCCCGGCCAATATGGAGTTCGCATTGAAGATATTGCAGGGCTTTCCCCTCAAGGTGCTATCCGTTTTAACAACTTCCCCAGAGAATTAATTGAAGTGTAA
- a CDS encoding cupin domain-containing protein produces MQIITSKAVMPADRCDVIMKTFFGRDALKNQKLTMGTVVFPPGARVPAQGAGVHDEHEYSYIISGSILTMSGGQEYRISEGQATLIPAGEEHWAYNDGTENCEIIWVLTKP; encoded by the coding sequence ATGCAAATTATTACCAGTAAAGCAGTAATGCCTGCCGATCGCTGTGATGTGATTATGAAAACTTTCTTTGGCAGAGATGCCCTGAAGAATCAGAAGCTGACCATGGGCACGGTGGTTTTCCCTCCGGGAGCACGAGTACCGGCCCAAGGAGCGGGAGTTCATGATGAGCATGAATACTCCTATATTATCAGCGGTTCCATTTTAACTATGAGTGGAGGTCAGGAATACCGCATATCTGAGGGACAGGCTACTTTGATTCCGGCGGGTGAAGAACACTGGGCTTATAATGATGGTACTGAAAACTGTGAGATTATTTGGGTACTGACTAAACCATAA
- a CDS encoding helix-turn-helix domain-containing protein, producing MESVYERIRSLRINMNMTLKELSEKTGLSISFLSQVERGNSSLAITSLQKIANVFNVSMSSFFETTVTSSFYTPVAERKPFQIERSNSVFSRLGGNFAGKVLEPIHIVLSPQQGQDIVFNHPGEEFYYILKGTVQMMVGDKEYEMSEGDTIHFPSTLNHTWHNRTDEPVHMIAVLTPVIFHE from the coding sequence ATGGAAAGCGTTTATGAACGAATTCGCAGCTTACGGATCAACATGAATATGACTCTCAAGGAATTAAGTGAGAAAACCGGATTATCCATCAGCTTTCTTTCTCAGGTAGAAAGAGGAAATAGTTCCCTGGCTATAACCTCACTGCAGAAGATCGCCAATGTCTTTAATGTTTCAATGTCTTCCTTTTTCGAAACCACAGTTACCAGTAGTTTTTATACCCCCGTTGCTGAACGTAAGCCTTTTCAGATCGAGCGGTCGAATTCTGTATTTTCCCGCTTAGGAGGGAACTTTGCGGGAAAAGTATTAGAGCCCATTCACATAGTCCTCTCCCCCCAGCAAGGACAGGATATCGTCTTTAATCATCCGGGGGAAGAGTTCTACTACATATTAAAAGGGACGGTACAAATGATGGTGGGGGATAAAGAATACGAAATGAGTGAAGGGGATACCATTCATTTTCCATCAACCTTAAATCATACCTGGCATAACCGAACTGACGAACCCGTTCATATGATTGCTGTCCTTACCCCTGTCATATTTCATGAGTAA
- a CDS encoding GDYXXLXY domain-containing protein — protein sequence MSKGKTFILAVTIPLLILAAMAVKPQATLLWGQEILLETKAYDPTDLFRGDYVAVNFAITDVPKSKVPANIDKLLNKTLYVSLKQEGKYYVVDQVSENKPDSGIYLKSKFQNSFTDTDSYRVDYSLDKYFVEQGSGKELEEESFKGGLVGRVKVLGGYGVLTGIESR from the coding sequence ATGAGCAAAGGCAAAACCTTTATATTAGCCGTTACCATCCCCTTATTGATTCTAGCGGCAATGGCCGTCAAACCCCAAGCAACCCTTCTTTGGGGCCAGGAAATTCTTCTGGAGACAAAAGCTTACGATCCCACGGATCTTTTTCGAGGAGACTACGTTGCTGTCAATTTCGCCATTACCGATGTGCCCAAGTCAAAAGTGCCGGCCAATATCGATAAACTTCTCAACAAAACCTTATATGTAAGCCTTAAACAAGAAGGCAAGTATTATGTCGTTGATCAGGTCAGTGAAAACAAACCGGACTCAGGAATCTATTTGAAAAGTAAATTCCAAAATTCCTTCACGGATACGGATTCTTATCGAGTGGACTATAGCCTGGATAAATACTTCGTGGAACAAGGCAGCGGCAAAGAATTAGAAGAGGAATCCTTCAAAGGCGGACTGGTAGGCAGGGTTAAAGTACTAGGCGGTTATGGAGTTCTGACAGGAATAGAATCCCGTTAG